Within Runella rosea, the genomic segment GAATATTATGCTACCTCAGTAGAGGTATCTGTCATCAGCAAATCAGTAAACCCCATACCCATGTGTTTTAAATTCAATAAGTATCAATTTTCTAAAAAAACTGATTGATACCTCTAATAATGGGGTATACTTTATCTGCTCAAAACAAAAGCGCCCTCATTGCTTTGCGATGAGGGCGCTTTTTGTGTTCTGGAATACTTTAAAAAGAATCTACATCGCCTCAAAAATCGCTTCAATAGCATCGGCCAAAGCTTCGTCCTTTTCGGTGATTTTATCGCCGGCATCGTGCGTAGAAAGTTCAAACGTTACTTTGTTATAAACGTTTGACCACCAAGGGTGATGGTTCATCTGCTCCGCCACTTCGGCCACTTTGGTCATGAAAGCAAAGGCTTCTTTGAAGTCTTCAAATTCGTACTCTTTTACAAGCTTATTGTTTTGTTCTATCCACATATATCAATTTGTTATGGTCAAGATTAACCGTTAGTATCTCTACTAACGATTAATCCTTCAGAACTGACATACTTTATTATTCAACGAGGCTGAAGGCGGTTTGTATTGTTGCCTGACGTCTTCGTTGAAAAACGCCATTTATCAAGCTTCCATCGCATCATACACCACTACTTTGCTCCACAAATGGGAGTAGTTTTTAATAAATTCCTGGTGAATCGGATGGTCTTGGTATACCTTTTGCCCTGCCGTGTCGTCAAAAAACATCAACTCCGATACATCCCAACTGGTATCTACAACGTCCCGTTTTTCGGTGCTTGCCAATACCCCCACGTGCAGTTTACGGATGGTCTCTATTTTTGAGAGGGTTTTTACGCCTTCTACCAGTTTGTCACGGTCGGCTACGGAGCCAGGGTTTTTGAGCCAAAAGAAAACGTGGTGTACCAATTGCTTTTTGGGCGCGGCCGCGATGACGTTGGCAACTGCCCCAGTGCCAGCTAGGGTAGCTGCCGTTAAAAATGCACGACGATTTGATTTTTTCATAAAAGAATTAAATAGGTGAGTACCCGACAAAAATACGAAAACAGGTTTGAGATGACTTCCGTTATTCTACGGTGACAGATTTTGCCAAATTTCGGGGCTGGTCCACATTGCGTCCGCGCATCACGGCGACATAGTACGAAAGTAATTGCAGCGGAATGGATGAAAGCAACGGAATCAGGATGTCGTGCGTTTCGGGTACTTCAATCACAAAATCAACCATGTTTGGAATCAGCTCATCGCCTTCGGTCACGATGGCAATCACGCGGCCTTTACGGGCTTTTACTTCCTGAATGTTGGAAACAATTTTTTCGTAAGAACTGTCTTTGGTGGCAATAAACACGACGGGCATGTCTTCATCAATCAACGCAATCGGGCCGTGTTTCATTTCGGCGGCGGGGTATCCTTCGGCATGGATGTACGAAATTTCTTTCAGCTTCAAAGCCCCTTCCAACGCAACGGGGAAGTTCAGCCCCCGCCCTAGATAGATGAAATTGCGGGCGTAGGTGAAAATATACGCAATTTCTTTGATGCGGTCGGCCGCTTTGAGCACTTGCCCCACCTTCTGTGGAATCGCCGATAGGTCGAGGAGCAATTGTTGGTAGAGTTCTTCGGTGATGCTACCCCGTTTGTGGGCAATGGCAATGGCCATCTGCGTCAGAACCGTCACTTGTGCCGTAAAGGCTTTCGTACTTGCTACGCCGATTTCGGGGCCCGCGTGGGTATAGGCTCCCGCGTGGGTTTCGCGCGCAATGGATGACCCGACCACGTTGCACACGCCGAAAATGGTGGCTCCTTTTGATTTAGCGAGCTGAATGGCCGCGAGGGTATCAGCGGTCTCGCCAGACTGAGAAATGGCAATGACGAAGTCGTCAGCGTTGATAATAGGGTTGCGGTAACGAAACTCTGAAGCATATTCGACTTCCACGGGAATTCGGGCGAGCTCTTCAAAGATGTATTCTGCCACCAGCCCCGCGTGCCACGACGTGCCGCAGCCTACAATGATGATGCGTTTGGCTTCGGCGAGTTTGTCCATGTAGTCGCTTAGGCCGCCCAACTGCAAGGTTCCTTCTTCGCGGTTGACCCGTCCACGCATACTATCGGCAATGGAGCGCGGCTGTTCGAAGATTTCTTTCAGCATAAAATGGTCATAGCCACCTTTTTCAATGGCTTCCAATTCCAGCTCTAACTTTTGTATGTAAGGTGCCTGGCGCTCGTTTTCGAGATTAACGATTTTAAGCTCTCCCTGTCGTACCAAGGCCACTTGGTTGTCGTCTAAGTAAATGACATCTTTGGTGTATTCAATGATGGGGGTAGCATCAGACGCAAAAAAGAATTCATTTTCGCCCACGCCAATGACCAACGGGCTGCTTTTGCGGGCGGCAATCAGCTGCGTGGGGTCATCTTCTGAGATTAAAACGATGGCGTATGCCCCCACCACCTCCTGCAAGGCGAGCCGCACGGCCTCCTCTAGCGAACAATTGGTTTCTTGTTGAATGTCTTCAATGAAATGGACCAATACTTCTGAGTCCGTTTGTGAACGAAATTCGTGGCCTTTTTTGAGTAATGCTTGCTTTAGACTGTCGTAATTTTCGATGATGCCATTGTGAATAATGGCCAGTTTTTTATGGTTCGAATAGTGGGGGTGAGCATTTACATCATTGGGCTCTCCGTGGGTGGCCCAACGCGTGTGGCCGATGCCCACAGTAGCGTGTAAATCTTTGTTTTGGAGTTCATTTTCAAGGTCAACAACTTTGCCTTTCTTTTTGTAGATTTTTAGGCCTTCTCCGTTGAGCAGCGCTACACCGGCACTGTCATAGCCTCGGTATTCGAGACGTTTGAGACCCTTCAGGATGAGAGGACACGCTTCGCGATGGCCCACATACGCTACAATTCCGCACATAGTAAGAGATGTTTTAGATGAGTTGAGGGACTCTGTCGTTTTTAAAAAAAATTATCAACCTAAAGAGCCCTAAAAACTTTTTTAAAAAACTTATTTTAGTACAATAAATATACCTAAAATTCTCGAAATTTACTGAAATATTACAAAAACAAAAAGAGAGCGGAAGTTTTTCCGCTCTCTTTTTAAATCCAGATTTATCGTTATTTTTTACTTAGTCACGGTATAAAATATCCTTAACTTTACGTTTTCTGGGGTGGGGTTTATGGTTAAACGGTCCACCTTATTGTTAATAAACGGATAAAAACTTGATAAGGCTTGGTTGCCCGATACGTACGATTGTAGGGTAGAACCTTGACTCGTTGGCATCAGCAACAAGGCGGTACTTTTCTTAAAACCGATAGAAACCGCCTGTAAATACGTAGTAAGTACAAAGTTATAATTACGGAACTTTGAAGTATACGGAACGATTTGCGGTAAAACGTACGACTGAAAAGTAGCGCCATCTACTGGCAGGAGTAATTCGGTATCTCCTTTTGACCGTAACACTCGATTGGTTTCGTCGGTTTCTGCCATTGTAAGGGTACTAGGCAATCCGTATAAACCTCCAACATGCTCTGGTTGATTGGGTACGATATTTAACTCAGCACGATTAATGGCCACGCGCCCCTCTCCAAATAATTTTGATAAATACGGAAATTCAACCTTTGTCACAATACCGAGGGCATCCTGAACATAATTCAGTCCTTTGGTTTGGGCTGCTGGCAAGGGTTTCAACGGTTGAATCTGGCTTAGGGCTGTTCCTTGGCGGTCTGCTTGCATTTGGTTAAAGCGTTTCAGCATGGGAACCCTAAACACGTACGCGACGGTGTCGTTGGTAATGTGATAATAGAGATTTAAACTGATTCCCGAGGTGGCAGGAGAAAAACCTATCACCATTCCATTGCTTGCCGACGGCACCAACGTGAACCCCCTGAGCTGCTGTGCAAATTTGAGCGCAGTGCTCCCTTCTGTTTTTCCGCTCAAATCCAGCAGCTGCTGTCCTAATGTATTAGGAAGTTTAAACTGGAATGTATTGTTGGTAGAAGGTGTCGGATTGAATTTTACACTAGCTAGTGCGGCTGCGTCGTACGGGATGCTGCTGTTGTTATAGTAAGTTTTTCCCGTTCTGAGCGAATCACTCAAACGATGAAGTTTGACCTCAAAGGGTTGAAGCGTATCGCCATACAGGTAAGAATACGCAACATTCAGACGAAGTGAATCAAAGACGTAGGTATTGGTACTACCGTCTGAATTGAGGTTGAGTGTTTGCCCCATCTCAAAGAAGGGTTGTGCTGAAACTCGACCAAAAATCGGGTCGCGGTAGTTCCCTACTAGCATTTGTTGCGCATTGGAAGTACGAACTGAATCCAAAAGAACAGTGCTGGTGCGAACGGTAACGGTGTCGGTAAACTGTACCTCAGCGATTACTTCGGGCGGGAGTCCGATTTCTTTCGGGGCTTCGCACGCTGCCAGCAAAATAGCAAAAGCGATGACCAGTAAGCCGGCTGTTTTAGCCGGCCAGTTCATTATATAAGTTGTAATAAGCGTCGGTATAGTTTTCGTCTTCTTCAACCAGTTCAAGCTTGCGTTCGGGCAATTCATCAAGGATTCTGTTTAAACTTTCACTAAAATCATCATCAGCTTTTACTACGGCATCGGCATACGCACATCCAATTTTGATAAAACCTTCAAAATCGGCAGAACGCAGATGCGCCAATGCCTCATCGCTGACGTCCATGGCTTTGGCTTTGTCTAAAATATCACCTTCAAATTTGTAGTTGAAAGCGTTGTTGTAGACGGTGAAAACACACTTCGTATCCTTAAACATCGGATCGTTTTTGTAAGTGGTTTTCAGGTAAAGAGGAATAAGGGCGGTCATCCAGTCGTTGCAATGAACGATATCGGGAGCCCATCCCAATTTTTTAACGGTTTCGAGAACTCCCTTGCAAAAGAAAATGGCACGCTCGTCGTTGTCGTCAAAAAAGTTGTTGTCCTTGTCTAAGAAAACGGACTTTCGGTGGAAATAGTCTTCGTTGTCGATAAAATAAACTTGTAATTTGGCGCTTGGGATGGAAGCTACCTTGATTACCAGCGGTTTCTCATCGTCACCGACTGAAATATTAATACCTGAAAGGCGGACTACTTCGTGGAGGCGGTTTTTGCGCTCGTTGATAAGACCAAAACGTGGTACTAATATGCGTATCTCCATGCCCCGCTCTTGCATCGCTTGGGGAAGTTTTCTTACGTAGTCGGCTACCTCAGTGATTTGGAGAAAGGGATTTATCTCGCTGGCTACATACAAAATCCGTAGTTTACTCATAGGCTTTGGTAAAGCTTGATAGGATTGGTTTTGAAGAAAAATTTTGCAAAATTATACAAAATTTTGGCGATTTTCAACCATATTCCCCGAGATTTATTTGATATGGCCGAAAGATATTACCTTTGTTGCCTAAAATTCTCCTTTATCGAATCTATGAAAACTCCTCTGGTTGAGAGCTTGGTTGGTTGGGCCACGTTGGGCTTTTTTATTTTGTGGATTATGGAATTCCGTCGGACTCAATTTCAGGAAAGTTATTGGTTGTTAATGCTTAGCCTATCGTGTCTTCTGGGTTTTCAATACCTGCGCTATCGTCGCGGGGCGGTACCACTTTTGGATAAATATGATCCCAAAAAAGAAGTGAAACCCAAGCCAACGGTGAAGCCTTCGCTTAAAAAGAAAAAATAAGGCTTTCGGGTAGAAAAAACGTTGATTCTTTACAAAAGCCACAGGCTAATTAAAAAAATACCGTCGCCTAAGGGGCGATAACGCTCGTCGGGAAGTACTTTGGCCGAAGAGCGTTTTAGCACGTGCATACACCCGCTCATCACAACGACGACGATTGCGGCCCTGACGCAATAGCGATAAGTGGTGAAGATAATCACGGCCAATGCGCCGACTATAATCAATCCCAGCAACCAATTCAGCACCGAGGAAACCGTTTCGGTACCCCACGCAATGGCCAGTGAAAAACCTTCATCCAACTCCAGAGACTCAAACCATGAGAACAGTAATAAATTCTGGAAAGCCAATAAGCCATATAAACCCATCAACACGGGACTTTCCCACGCGAGGGTAGTCTCGGTCAAGATGGCAGGCCCCCAGATGCCTGCGGTGTATACAATCGCTACTAGCGGCTCTTTAAAAACCTGCGCGGTGTGTTTGGCAGAAATCCGGAAGGCAAACCACAAATAGAGGCCTACTAAACTTGCTAATCCGAAGCCAAACCAGAGGACTTTTGAGGGTACCCAAAAAAGAAGCACCAATGAAATTAAACCCAAGCCCAAAAGAATTTTAATCAACAAAGGTTCATTTTTAACGTGAAAATCGTGTCGAGGAGTAGGGGAGTGGTCGGATTTGCGATTGTCTAATAAACGGTCAACGACGTAAATCATGAATACGGCAATTCCTACCAGAAGCGTGGATGCCCACGAAACCTTCCCGTGGCCGTCGGGCAAACGGCTCGCAATGATGTGGGTTATGACGGCTCCCGCTACCACGTCCAAACTAAGCCAATGCGCTCGTTTGAGGTAATAGTTAATGATAAAAGCCGTATCTTGAAGCCACTGCATATTGACGAAAATTGTTAGAATAAAGGATTTGCGAGGTTAAGCGGAGACGGATTAGCCTTTCGCTTTTAGGCTGCCTTTTATTTCACGAATACGTTCATTGAAGTTCCAATTGTGAAAATCCACGTTGGGCAAGCAGGTTGTTTCCAGATAATCCATGACGGTAGGCGGGTGAATCACGCGTTCTCCTTGCCGCACATCAATGTATTTGGAAGTTACCCAAAGCACATTTTTGAGTTGGGTACGGGTATCGTCGGTCATGTAATATTCCGTTACGGTGGTATCCTGATTAAAATAAATCAGCCGGGAAGTAATCCGAACCCATTCGCTTACCATGGCGGGGCGCACATACGCAATCTGGTGCTGATACACCACCCAGCTTTGGCCCAATTCCCTAAAAAGGCGTCCGAAGTTGAATTCGTAGAGCTTGGCTACTTGGTCTTCGCGGGCGTTGAAATAATAATCAAAGTATTTGGCGTTGTTGAGGTGTTGCAAAGGGTCGCAATCCTGAAAACGAATCACCATCCGCGATTCTGGTTCTTTGGGATATTCTTTGCCAGGTATACGTTCAAAAAACATGGGAGTAACGGTAAAACGTTATAAAATAATTGATTGGCGGTGCGTTTTTAGGGCAGCACCATGGTTGAGTTAAACGTTAAAATGGGTTGCGTTGATTACGATTAATGGATGATGATTAATCTTTCACTTTACGGCAAACCAGCAGTCGTTTATCGGTGTTGGCGAGCGTTGTGGCCAG encodes:
- a CDS encoding 4a-hydroxytetrahydrobiopterin dehydratase gives rise to the protein MWIEQNNKLVKEYEFEDFKEAFAFMTKVAEVAEQMNHHPWWSNVYNKVTFELSTHDAGDKITEKDEALADAIEAIFEAM
- a CDS encoding Dabb family protein, coding for MKKSNRRAFLTAATLAGTGAVANVIAAAPKKQLVHHVFFWLKNPGSVADRDKLVEGVKTLSKIETIRKLHVGVLASTEKRDVVDTSWDVSELMFFDDTAGQKVYQDHPIHQEFIKNYSHLWSKVVVYDAMEA
- the glmS gene encoding glutamine--fructose-6-phosphate transaminase (isomerizing); translation: MCGIVAYVGHREACPLILKGLKRLEYRGYDSAGVALLNGEGLKIYKKKGKVVDLENELQNKDLHATVGIGHTRWATHGEPNDVNAHPHYSNHKKLAIIHNGIIENYDSLKQALLKKGHEFRSQTDSEVLVHFIEDIQQETNCSLEEAVRLALQEVVGAYAIVLISEDDPTQLIAARKSSPLVIGVGENEFFFASDATPIIEYTKDVIYLDDNQVALVRQGELKIVNLENERQAPYIQKLELELEAIEKGGYDHFMLKEIFEQPRSIADSMRGRVNREEGTLQLGGLSDYMDKLAEAKRIIIVGCGTSWHAGLVAEYIFEELARIPVEVEYASEFRYRNPIINADDFVIAISQSGETADTLAAIQLAKSKGATIFGVCNVVGSSIARETHAGAYTHAGPEIGVASTKAFTAQVTVLTQMAIAIAHKRGSITEELYQQLLLDLSAIPQKVGQVLKAADRIKEIAYIFTYARNFIYLGRGLNFPVALEGALKLKEISYIHAEGYPAAEMKHGPIALIDEDMPVVFIATKDSSYEKIVSNIQEVKARKGRVIAIVTEGDELIPNMVDFVIEVPETHDILIPLLSSIPLQLLSYYVAVMRGRNVDQPRNLAKSVTVE
- a CDS encoding DUF4270 family protein, yielding MNWPAKTAGLLVIAFAILLAACEAPKEIGLPPEVIAEVQFTDTVTVRTSTVLLDSVRTSNAQQMLVGNYRDPIFGRVSAQPFFEMGQTLNLNSDGSTNTYVFDSLRLNVAYSYLYGDTLQPFEVKLHRLSDSLRTGKTYYNNSSIPYDAAALASVKFNPTPSTNNTFQFKLPNTLGQQLLDLSGKTEGSTALKFAQQLRGFTLVPSASNGMVIGFSPATSGISLNLYYHITNDTVAYVFRVPMLKRFNQMQADRQGTALSQIQPLKPLPAAQTKGLNYVQDALGIVTKVEFPYLSKLFGEGRVAINRAELNIVPNQPEHVGGLYGLPSTLTMAETDETNRVLRSKGDTELLLPVDGATFQSYVLPQIVPYTSKFRNYNFVLTTYLQAVSIGFKKSTALLLMPTSQGSTLQSYVSGNQALSSFYPFINNKVDRLTINPTPENVKLRIFYTVTK
- a CDS encoding glycogen/starch synthase, with amino-acid sequence MSKLRILYVASEINPFLQITEVADYVRKLPQAMQERGMEIRILVPRFGLINERKNRLHEVVRLSGINISVGDDEKPLVIKVASIPSAKLQVYFIDNEDYFHRKSVFLDKDNNFFDDNDERAIFFCKGVLETVKKLGWAPDIVHCNDWMTALIPLYLKTTYKNDPMFKDTKCVFTVYNNAFNYKFEGDILDKAKAMDVSDEALAHLRSADFEGFIKIGCAYADAVVKADDDFSESLNRILDELPERKLELVEEDENYTDAYYNLYNELAG
- a CDS encoding acyl-CoA thioesterase → MFFERIPGKEYPKEPESRMVIRFQDCDPLQHLNNAKYFDYYFNAREDQVAKLYEFNFGRLFRELGQSWVVYQHQIAYVRPAMVSEWVRITSRLIYFNQDTTVTEYYMTDDTRTQLKNVLWVTSKYIDVRQGERVIHPPTVMDYLETTCLPNVDFHNWNFNERIREIKGSLKAKG